A stretch of Lathyrus oleraceus cultivar Zhongwan6 chromosome 6, CAAS_Psat_ZW6_1.0, whole genome shotgun sequence DNA encodes these proteins:
- the LOC127096116 gene encoding uncharacterized protein LOC127096116 encodes MKNGESINDYFARTLPIVNKMRMYGEQMSDLTVVEKILRSMTSRYDYVVCSIEESHVLDSMTVDELQSSLLVHEQRMNGHNSHEEQVLKVTRDETNTGRGRERGGFRSGFARGRGR; translated from the coding sequence ATGAAGAATGGAGAATCAATTAATGACTATTTTGCTCGAACTCTCCCTATTGTAAATAAGATGCGAATGTACGGTGAACAAATGTCGGATCTTACTGTTGTCGAAAAGATTCTTCGCTCAATGACCTCCAGGTATGATTATGTAGTGTGTTCTATCGAAGAATCTCATGTTTTGGATTCCATGACTGTAGATGAACTCCAAAGCAGTTTGTTGGTACACGAACAACGAATGAATGGGCACAATTCACATGAAGAGCAAGTGTTGAAAGTAACTCGAGATGAGACAAATACTGGTCGTGGCCGTGAAAGAGGTGGCTTTCGGAGTGGATTTGCTCGAGGAAGAGGCAGATGA